The Paenibacillus sp. FSL R7-0204 genome includes a region encoding these proteins:
- a CDS encoding carbohydrate binding domain-containing protein produces MKRKRNRLLVPVLITSTVLSIMMNLFVLPQAKVEAASIGTVTENDTIYQIMVDRFHDGDSSNNATGAAIRYGENSEEDFRYMKGGDWQGVIDKLPYIHNMGYTAIWISPVAEPQMTNRENNGTGKNTAYHGYNVKDPNKANPYFGTKEKLKELVDSAHALGIKVIIDVVPNHIGDYMLGTQAYYDIPSLQPAAPFNNPAWYHHNGDINWSLADGRYDQWAQDYLENHDLGGLDDIDFDVPAAKQAIFSSIKGWFDYTGADGARVDAAKLMKPTDIGELQNLLGVNTFGENFDGNAEFVSRWVGTNKEWGMLDFPLFFSVLNSFAYGQSFDANIKGTLAQDSYYGGNANHMVTFIDNHDRNRFLTEAGGSVEKLQNALSFIFTVRGTPVVFQGTEQNKGNGNGQIMTGGIADTWNRWSMVKRDVNGNVLENYFNENASTFKHVAKLNEIRKNNPALRTGTQREMWSAQNLYAFSRRIDTGMNVGQEVISAFSNASGGSQTVTLPLRAESTLTAGTVLVNQLNPSDTVTVQAGGVTGKQITITLGANSAKIYSKTQPVTDTQAPSVPGNVTATVQNASSALVSWSASTDNVGVSGYEIYRNGVKIGTSATTSFTDNGLVGSTNYSYTVKAYDAAMNLSAFSAAALIVTPAGNSVTIYYKQGYTNPYIHYRPVGGTWTTSPGVAIPAAEVAGYNKVTINIGAATQLEACFNNGSGTWDSNGGSNYLFGTGTWTYTPTGNIQAGGPVTPTATPTATPTVAPTVTPTVAPTVAPTATPTVAPTATPTASPTVAPTATPVPTATPAGNTATIYYKNTAFSNSYIHYKLDGATTWTTSPGVQMQTSAFSGYKSITLPLGSATGLTAAFNNGSGTWDNNGGNNYHFGSGSSSLVGGSLTSGEPQADSVTFRVSVPGSTPANAQVYLTGSFNSWNAADSAYLLTRGSDGVYSITVNLPAGSAVTYKLTRGSWGTVETASSGADIANRTLTPAGGAQTVTLSVQRWKDQ; encoded by the coding sequence ATGAAAAGAAAACGTAACCGCCTGCTTGTTCCCGTTCTAATCACATCCACGGTATTGTCGATCATGATGAATCTGTTTGTCCTGCCGCAAGCTAAGGTGGAAGCAGCCAGCATTGGAACAGTAACCGAGAATGACACGATTTATCAGATTATGGTTGACCGCTTCCATGACGGGGATTCTTCGAATAATGCAACAGGTGCGGCTATACGCTACGGGGAGAACTCCGAGGAGGATTTCCGTTACATGAAGGGCGGCGACTGGCAGGGGGTCATTGACAAGCTCCCGTATATTCACAATATGGGCTATACCGCGATCTGGATCTCACCGGTAGCCGAGCCGCAGATGACTAACCGTGAGAACAACGGTACAGGCAAGAACACTGCCTACCACGGCTACAATGTCAAAGATCCGAACAAGGCCAACCCTTACTTCGGCACCAAAGAAAAGCTGAAAGAGCTTGTAGACTCCGCGCATGCGCTTGGAATTAAGGTGATCATTGATGTCGTTCCCAACCACATCGGCGATTACATGCTGGGCACTCAGGCTTATTATGATATCCCTTCCTTGCAGCCTGCTGCTCCATTCAATAATCCGGCCTGGTATCACCACAATGGGGACATTAACTGGTCTCTTGCCGATGGACGGTACGATCAGTGGGCCCAGGATTATCTGGAGAATCATGATCTGGGCGGTCTGGATGATATCGACTTCGATGTTCCTGCCGCCAAGCAGGCCATCTTCAGCTCGATCAAGGGCTGGTTTGACTATACGGGAGCAGACGGTGCCCGGGTCGATGCAGCCAAGCTGATGAAGCCGACCGATATCGGCGAGCTGCAGAATTTGCTGGGCGTGAATACTTTTGGGGAGAATTTTGACGGCAATGCCGAATTCGTCTCCCGCTGGGTCGGTACCAATAAGGAGTGGGGAATGCTCGACTTCCCGTTGTTCTTCTCCGTGCTGAACAGCTTCGCGTACGGGCAGTCTTTTGACGCGAATATTAAAGGCACCCTGGCTCAAGATTCCTACTACGGCGGCAACGCCAACCATATGGTAACCTTCATCGACAATCATGACCGCAACCGCTTCTTGACCGAGGCCGGGGGCAGTGTTGAGAAGCTGCAGAATGCTCTGTCCTTTATTTTCACCGTGCGCGGAACGCCTGTGGTCTTCCAGGGAACGGAGCAGAACAAGGGCAACGGCAACGGGCAGATCATGACGGGCGGCATCGCTGATACGTGGAACCGCTGGTCGATGGTGAAGCGGGATGTAAACGGCAATGTGCTGGAGAATTATTTCAATGAGAATGCCAGTACCTTCAAGCATGTAGCCAAGCTGAACGAGATCCGCAAAAACAACCCGGCCCTGCGCACCGGCACCCAGCGCGAAATGTGGTCCGCACAGAATCTGTACGCCTTCTCCCGGCGGATTGACACCGGCATGAATGTCGGCCAGGAGGTCATCTCCGCATTCAGTAATGCATCCGGCGGATCACAGACTGTGACGCTGCCGCTGCGCGCCGAAAGCACGCTTACCGCAGGTACGGTTCTGGTGAACCAACTGAACCCCTCCGATACTGTGACCGTGCAGGCGGGCGGTGTTACCGGTAAGCAAATTACAATTACACTAGGCGCCAATTCGGCCAAAATCTACTCCAAAACACAGCCGGTAACCGATACGCAAGCACCAAGTGTTCCGGGAAATGTAACAGCAACTGTACAGAATGCCTCCAGCGCGCTGGTGTCCTGGTCAGCATCCACCGATAATGTCGGGGTGAGCGGGTATGAAATCTACCGCAATGGAGTGAAGATCGGGACTTCGGCTACGACCTCTTTTACAGATAACGGACTTGTAGGCAGCACGAATTATTCCTATACGGTAAAAGCGTATGATGCCGCCATGAATCTGTCGGCCTTCAGCGCAGCCGCTCTGATCGTTACCCCTGCCGGTAACAGTGTGACAATCTACTACAAGCAGGGTTACACCAATCCGTACATTCATTACCGCCCAGTCGGTGGGACTTGGACGACATCTCCGGGTGTAGCCATTCCGGCCGCCGAGGTAGCAGGTTATAACAAAGTCACCATTAACATCGGCGCAGCCACCCAGCTCGAAGCCTGCTTCAATAACGGCAGCGGCACCTGGGACAGCAATGGCGGCAGCAATTATCTGTTCGGCACTGGCACCTGGACCTATACGCCTACAGGCAATATCCAGGCAGGCGGTCCGGTAACGCCAACGGCAACGCCGACTGCTACACCAACCGTAGCACCGACCGTGACGCCTACGGTGGCACCAACCGTAGCACCGACTGCTACACCAACTGTAGCGCCGACCGCAACTCCAACAGCATCACCAACCGTAGCACCAACGGCGACACCTGTGCCAACCGCCACACCGGCAGGCAACACCGCTACGATCTATTACAAGAATACGGCCTTCAGTAACTCCTATATCCATTACAAGCTGGACGGCGCAACCACCTGGACGACTTCACCGGGTGTGCAGATGCAGACCTCTGCCTTCAGCGGCTACAAGTCCATTACCCTTCCGCTCGGCAGCGCCACGGGCCTGACCGCAGCCTTTAATAACGGCAGCGGGACGTGGGATAACAATGGCGGGAATAACTATCATTTTGGTAGCGGCAGCTCGAGTCTGGTTGGGGGAAGCTTGACCTCCGGGGAACCGCAGGCAGACAGCGTAACCTTCCGGGTTAGCGTTCCGGGTTCGACTCCAGCGAATGCTCAGGTCTATCTTACGGGTTCGTTCAACAGCTGGAATGCGGCAGATTCGGCCTACCTGTTGACCCGTGGCAGTGACGGCGTCTATTCCATCACCGTTAACCTTCCGGCAGGCAGCGCCGTGACGTATAAGCTGACGCGCGGCAGCTGGGGCACGGTAGAGACTGCCTCCAGCGGAGCGGACATTGCGAACCGTACGCTTACGCCCGCAGGTGGTGCACAGACGGTGACGTTAAGTGTGCAGCGCTGGAAGGATCAGTAG
- a CDS encoding fumarate hydratase, whose product MQHFEESIYNLIVETSTNLPGDVRRAVARGRALEDRATRSGLALTTIAQNIGMAEQQISPICQDTGMPTFIIHTPVGVNQIEMKKDIHSAIIRATKNGKLRPNSVDSLTGENSGDNLGAGTPVIHFEQWEEESIDVRLILKGGGCENKNIQYSLPAELEGLGKAGRDLDGIRKCILHSVYQAQGQGCSAGFIGVGIGGDRTTGYELAKKQLFRKVEDVNPTQDLGKLEDYIMENANKLGIGTMGFGGEVTLLGCKIGVMNRLPASFFVSVAYNCWAFRRQGILVHPATGDIQEWLYESGTGISVEGEAAPQPVAEPVGVAAAEGTASGVVPEDATIPAAPAIVSGTGEAASGAAVSGNGAASEPAAAASAGSGGSREIRLSTPISEEDIRSLRVGDVVILSGEMHTGRDALHKYLMDHDTPVDLNGAVIYHCGPVMLKDDEGWHVKAAGPTTSIREEPYQGDIIKKFGIRAVIGKGGMGPKTLQALGEHGAVYLNAIGGAAQYYAECIKKVNAVDFMEFGIPEAMWHLQVDGFAAIVTMDAHGNSLHADVEKDSAAKLAQFREPVFK is encoded by the coding sequence ATGCAGCATTTTGAAGAGAGCATTTATAATTTGATTGTAGAGACCTCCACGAACCTGCCGGGTGATGTACGCCGGGCGGTGGCTAGAGGGCGGGCGCTGGAAGACCGGGCGACACGCTCCGGACTGGCACTAACCACGATAGCGCAGAATATCGGAATGGCGGAGCAGCAAATTTCGCCGATCTGCCAGGATACGGGGATGCCGACTTTTATAATCCATACGCCGGTGGGCGTGAATCAGATAGAGATGAAGAAGGATATTCACAGCGCAATTATCCGCGCTACGAAGAACGGCAAGCTGCGTCCCAATTCCGTGGATTCGCTAACCGGCGAGAACAGCGGGGATAATCTGGGGGCAGGCACTCCGGTGATTCACTTCGAGCAGTGGGAGGAAGAGAGCATTGACGTCCGGCTGATCCTGAAGGGCGGCGGCTGCGAGAATAAGAACATCCAGTATAGCCTTCCGGCAGAGCTGGAGGGACTCGGCAAAGCCGGACGCGACCTCGACGGTATCCGCAAGTGCATTCTGCATTCCGTGTACCAGGCGCAGGGTCAGGGCTGTAGTGCAGGGTTCATTGGCGTAGGCATCGGCGGTGACCGTACCACGGGCTATGAGCTGGCGAAGAAGCAGTTGTTCCGCAAGGTCGAGGATGTGAATCCTACCCAAGATTTGGGCAAGCTGGAGGATTACATTATGGAGAATGCCAACAAGCTCGGAATCGGCACGATGGGCTTCGGCGGTGAAGTGACGCTGCTGGGCTGCAAAATCGGAGTAATGAACCGGCTGCCAGCCAGCTTTTTCGTCTCTGTGGCTTATAACTGTTGGGCCTTCCGCCGTCAAGGCATTCTGGTCCATCCGGCTACCGGTGACATTCAGGAATGGCTGTATGAGAGCGGCACCGGGATATCCGTTGAAGGGGAAGCTGCACCGCAGCCTGTTGCTGAACCTGTGGGTGTAGCAGCGGCAGAAGGGACGGCTTCCGGCGTGGTGCCAGAGGATGCTACGATTCCTGCGGCACCGGCTATTGTATCGGGTACGGGTGAAGCAGCTTCGGGTGCGGCTGTCTCGGGGAACGGGGCAGCCTCTGAACCAGCTGCGGCAGCCTCCGCTGGCTCAGGCGGCTCGCGTGAGATCCGCCTGAGCACACCGATCAGCGAGGAGGATATCCGCAGCCTGCGCGTCGGCGATGTGGTGATCCTCTCCGGCGAGATGCACACCGGCCGCGATGCCCTGCACAAATACCTCATGGATCACGACACCCCTGTCGATCTGAACGGTGCCGTCATCTATCACTGTGGCCCGGTCATGCTGAAGGATGACGAAGGCTGGCATGTGAAGGCGGCTGGCCCGACAACCAGTATCCGCGAGGAGCCGTATCAAGGCGATATTATCAAAAAATTCGGTATCCGCGCCGTAATCGGCAAAGGCGGTATGGGACCCAAGACCCTCCAAGCCTTAGGGGAGCACGGCGCAGTCTACCTCAATGCAATCGGCGGTGCAGCACAGTATTACGCAGAATGTATCAAGAAGGTCAACGCGGTAGACTTCATGGAATTCGGTATTCCTGAAGCCATGTGGCATCTGCAGGTGGACGGCTTCGCAGCCATCGTCACCATGGATGCGCACGGCAACAGCCTGCATGCTGATGTCGAAAAGGATTCCGCCGCCAAGCTCGCCCAGTTCCGCGAGCCGGTGTTTAAGTAA
- the pnpS gene encoding two-component system histidine kinase PnpS, with the protein MKPFRIRLTIILMALIGISMTGAGITMAQLFKDSHISVLEENMSREIKLLSGTFSFMDTSSPDALNYYTEQAERISVLTGSRVTFITKQGRVIGDSEKNPREMDNHSTREEELLAAKEGIGRAIRYSDTLDREMMYVAGSVSSDQGFDGYIRLSMGLDTVSEGLNRAWMIMAGGLVLLFIAATLVSYKVASSMTSPLEQITRVARRITDLDYDARVPMKRKDEIGQLATAINAMADSLQAQLKTIRDNEDLLQSVLDNMTGGIVMINAEGEIALLNRAAERLLDVKHSEMTGHSYKEIKHHYELTRLIDDGVSAGVPIHEERSIYNPVERIVRLDGVPMIQDGCSRGMLFLLQEVTEIRRLEKMRSEFVANVSHELKTPVAAVKGFAETLLGGGVTDEKTARSFLQIIYDENERLNRLIGDILELSKIESKRVQLECSPVHLIEFFGSVLETLSKVAEKKKITLSSDVPAELFIEGDEDKLRQIFMNLLSNAINYTQDGGNVRVTAVSIQKKDGTESVRFTVSDTGMGIPRKDLPRIFERFYRVDKARSRSSGGTGLGLSIVKHLVELHRGSINVESDLGIGSSFILDLPLLQEENQ; encoded by the coding sequence ATGAAACCATTCCGCATTCGACTTACCATCATACTTATGGCATTGATAGGAATATCAATGACCGGGGCCGGGATCACCATGGCTCAGCTGTTCAAGGATTCGCATATTTCCGTGCTGGAAGAAAACATGTCCCGGGAAATAAAGCTGCTCTCCGGCACCTTCTCATTCATGGATACCAGCAGCCCGGATGCCCTGAACTACTATACAGAACAGGCAGAGAGGATATCCGTCTTGACCGGATCACGTGTCACCTTCATTACGAAGCAAGGCCGGGTCATTGGGGATTCGGAGAAGAATCCGCGCGAGATGGACAACCACTCTACCCGCGAAGAGGAGCTGCTGGCCGCGAAGGAAGGGATTGGCCGTGCGATCCGTTACAGTGATACATTAGACCGTGAAATGATGTATGTGGCAGGTTCCGTGTCTTCGGATCAGGGCTTTGACGGGTATATCCGGCTATCGATGGGGCTAGATACCGTATCCGAAGGACTGAACCGGGCGTGGATGATCATGGCAGGGGGGCTGGTGCTGCTGTTCATTGCCGCAACCTTGGTGAGCTACAAGGTGGCTTCCAGTATGACCTCACCGCTGGAGCAGATCACCAGAGTGGCGCGGCGGATTACTGATCTTGATTACGATGCCCGGGTGCCCATGAAGCGCAAGGATGAGATCGGCCAGCTGGCTACAGCCATCAACGCGATGGCCGACAGTCTCCAGGCCCAACTGAAGACCATCCGCGACAATGAGGACCTGCTGCAGAGTGTACTCGACAATATGACCGGCGGCATCGTGATGATTAACGCTGAAGGGGAGATTGCCCTGCTCAACCGGGCCGCCGAACGGCTGCTCGATGTGAAGCACAGCGAGATGACCGGACATTCTTATAAGGAGATTAAGCATCATTATGAGCTGACCCGGCTGATTGATGATGGAGTGTCCGCAGGTGTACCTATTCACGAGGAGCGCAGCATCTATAATCCGGTGGAGCGGATTGTGCGTCTGGACGGGGTGCCGATGATCCAGGACGGCTGCTCCCGGGGGATGCTGTTCCTTCTTCAGGAGGTTACAGAGATCCGCAGACTTGAGAAAATGCGCAGCGAATTCGTCGCCAATGTCTCCCATGAGCTGAAGACCCCTGTCGCTGCGGTAAAAGGCTTCGCCGAGACCCTCCTGGGCGGGGGCGTTACGGATGAGAAGACGGCGCGTTCGTTTTTGCAGATTATCTACGATGAGAACGAACGGCTGAACCGCCTGATCGGCGATATCCTGGAGCTGTCCAAAATCGAATCCAAACGCGTTCAGCTGGAATGCTCCCCGGTTCATCTGATCGAATTCTTCGGCTCCGTACTGGAGACGCTCAGCAAGGTAGCGGAGAAGAAGAAGATTACGCTCAGCTCGGATGTGCCTGCGGAGCTATTCATTGAGGGAGATGAAGACAAGCTGCGCCAGATTTTCATGAATCTGCTCTCCAATGCGATCAATTACACCCAGGACGGGGGCAATGTCAGAGTGACCGCAGTGAGCATCCAGAAGAAGGATGGCACCGAGAGCGTACGCTTTACAGTCAGTGATACGGGGATGGGGATTCCGCGCAAGGATCTGCCCCGGATCTTTGAACGCTTTTACCGGGTGGACAAAGCCCGCTCCAGAAGCTCCGGCGGAACCGGCCTCGGTCTATCCATTGTGAAGCATCTGGTCGAGCTGCATCGCGGGTCTATTAACGTAGAGAGCGATCTGGGCATCGGCAGCTCATTCATCCTGGATTTGCCGCTGCTTCAGGAAGAGAATCAATAA
- a CDS encoding IS4 family transposase, giving the protein MVQQHSLSEQSRFSKLFASLHIGKALRHAGISKSFGLSSLAVFQIVFSLVFEGKNWFRLLESDRRADLPGKDVIYRFLNQASFAWRRFLQTLSLRTVQGFESLISSTRVRVFIIDDSVLSRNRSKKAELLARVFDHSTGKFTKGYTMLTLGWSDGFSFAPLDFAMLSSAKLANRLCEMASNLSKRSNGYKRRMEAFSRKPDAVVALLERALRAGFTADYVLMDSWFTQAPLLRQLTGKGLAVIGMVKEMKQRYLVQGKRMTLSEVFQSLPKSNSKDIKGSVIVHTTCDLPVKLVFVRNRNKKREWLAILSTDVTLDAAEIVRIYGMRWSIETFFKVTKSYLKLGTEFQGRSFDQLISHTTIVFSRYLAMEYERRQSSDDRTLGGLFFLFADEVRDLDFQTALQQLMSLFLEMSEAKTKKNKTAVFCQLQDWISSLPSYIKGLFGDLCCES; this is encoded by the coding sequence ATGGTACAACAACATTCCCTGTCTGAACAGTCTCGCTTTTCCAAACTTTTTGCTTCGCTCCACATCGGGAAAGCCTTACGGCACGCAGGCATTTCCAAATCCTTTGGTCTTTCGAGTCTAGCGGTTTTTCAAATCGTTTTCTCTTTGGTCTTCGAAGGAAAGAACTGGTTTCGACTTCTGGAAAGTGACCGTAGAGCAGATCTTCCCGGCAAAGATGTCATCTATCGATTTTTGAATCAAGCTTCTTTTGCGTGGCGGCGCTTTTTGCAAACCTTAAGTCTTCGCACCGTGCAGGGTTTCGAATCGCTTATTTCATCTACGCGTGTACGAGTGTTCATCATCGACGATTCCGTTTTGAGCCGAAACCGGAGCAAAAAAGCAGAGTTACTGGCACGAGTCTTTGACCATTCCACGGGCAAATTTACCAAAGGTTACACCATGCTAACCCTGGGCTGGTCGGACGGTTTTAGCTTCGCTCCGCTTGACTTTGCCATGCTGTCTTCAGCTAAACTGGCCAATCGGTTGTGCGAAATGGCTTCGAATCTCTCGAAACGCAGCAACGGGTACAAACGTCGAATGGAGGCCTTTTCTCGGAAGCCGGATGCCGTTGTTGCCTTGCTGGAACGGGCTTTACGTGCAGGATTCACCGCCGATTACGTACTCATGGATAGCTGGTTTACGCAAGCTCCACTGCTTCGTCAGCTCACAGGCAAAGGCCTCGCTGTGATTGGTATGGTCAAGGAAATGAAACAGCGCTATCTGGTTCAAGGCAAGCGAATGACGCTAAGTGAAGTTTTTCAAAGCCTTCCGAAGTCCAATTCAAAAGACATCAAAGGCTCCGTCATCGTACACACGACCTGTGATCTGCCCGTGAAGCTTGTTTTTGTCCGTAACCGGAATAAAAAACGGGAATGGCTGGCGATTTTAAGTACAGACGTAACGCTGGATGCTGCTGAAATTGTACGAATCTACGGTATGCGCTGGAGTATAGAGACTTTTTTCAAAGTCACCAAAAGCTATTTGAAACTGGGTACCGAATTTCAAGGCCGTTCCTTCGACCAATTGATCAGTCACACAACGATTGTGTTCAGCCGTTATTTGGCAATGGAATACGAACGGCGTCAATCGAGTGATGACCGGACACTGGGAGGACTCTTTTTCCTCTTTGCAGATGAAGTTCGCGATCTGGACTTCCAGACCGCGCTTCAGCAACTCATGAGTTTATTTCTCGAAATGTCAGAGGCCAAAACCAAGAAGAACAAAACAGCTGTTTTTTGTCAACTACAAGATTGGATCTCTAGTTTACCCAGCTATATCAAGGGTTTGTTTGGAGATTTGTGCTGCGAAAGTTGA
- a CDS encoding YfbR-like 5'-deoxynucleotidase, with translation MKNGKFTSTILQMQYVPRWSEYAPRFKDNAASHSFRCAAIAILIGIIEEKVFNNPVDKLSLVARALLHDLNETVTSSIKHVTKKDPLVEAHIKSLEKEVSQDIVSYLSKSLRPYFHDFIVNAEDDSYLGQLVNAIDEFDAMLFCHREDISDNSPYFHEQFIYFHKKIHQSRLQSIKWLVEGFDKREGLYEFIGYILNLDTVERWNGNFNLIPDNDATHSFRVAALSLFNGLLEQERFGKTEIDVYSLVCKSILHDLVEVISGDVISKIKKYTEDIKRSFELYEKEVASSMVKKLPPLFHEAIHEFMVECKNDTYEGELVDIADKIDALIKSNLEMRNNPHYASTYFEQLTSIQHRFENPCVIFFLAYILHDLTYSSFIR, from the coding sequence ATGAAAAACGGAAAATTCACCAGCACTATCTTACAAATGCAATACGTTCCGAGATGGAGTGAATATGCTCCACGATTTAAGGATAATGCAGCAAGCCATAGTTTTCGATGCGCTGCTATCGCAATATTAATCGGAATTATCGAGGAAAAAGTATTTAATAATCCCGTGGACAAACTATCGCTTGTTGCAAGAGCACTGCTTCATGATCTAAATGAAACTGTAACCTCGTCCATAAAACATGTTACAAAGAAGGACCCTTTGGTTGAGGCACATATCAAATCTTTGGAAAAAGAAGTCAGCCAAGATATCGTTTCTTATCTGTCAAAATCTTTACGCCCATATTTTCATGATTTTATTGTCAACGCAGAGGATGATTCATATTTGGGACAACTTGTAAACGCTATTGACGAATTTGACGCCATGTTGTTCTGTCACCGAGAGGATATTTCTGATAACAGCCCATACTTCCATGAACAATTCATCTATTTCCACAAAAAAATTCACCAATCTCGCCTGCAATCCATTAAATGGTTGGTTGAAGGATTTGATAAGCGTGAAGGCTTGTATGAATTTATTGGCTATATCCTAAATCTTGATACCGTCGAACGTTGGAACGGAAACTTTAATTTAATCCCTGACAACGATGCAACTCACTCTTTTCGCGTAGCAGCACTTTCGTTATTTAACGGATTGCTCGAACAAGAACGATTTGGGAAAACGGAAATTGATGTATACAGTTTGGTTTGCAAATCAATTTTGCATGATCTTGTCGAAGTAATTAGCGGTGACGTAATTTCAAAAATTAAAAAATACACTGAAGATATCAAAAGATCTTTTGAGTTATACGAGAAGGAAGTCGCAAGTTCCATGGTGAAAAAGCTTCCTCCACTTTTTCACGAAGCAATACATGAATTCATGGTGGAGTGCAAAAACGATACTTATGAGGGAGAACTTGTGGATATTGCTGACAAGATTGATGCATTGATCAAATCCAACTTAGAAATGCGCAATAATCCACACTATGCTAGCACTTATTTTGAGCAATTAACAAGTATTCAACATCGTTTTGAAAATCCTTGCGTTATCTTCTTCCTCGCATATATTCTGCATGATCTGACTTACTCAAGTTTTATTCGGTAA